The DNA sequence CAGCTTTGCTGATCGCCCTTATATCGCTAGTCTAAGAAAAGAAAAAACGCCCTATATTGCAGGGGTCGTGATCGGTAAGCTTGGCAAAAAGATCCCGATTGTGCCGTTTATTTCACCGATCGTTGCAACTGGTGAATATAAAGGCTTTTGTGTTGGAGTGCTGAAAGCGGATATTATGGGTCAACATCTCAAATACATTATTGGTAAGCGAAAGATGAATATCACCATTCTTGATCAATCAGGATTGGTGGTGGTCTCCACCCGCAAAAATATGCCGATAATGAGTCGCTATGAACGCCCAGTCGCTGGTACATATCGTCAAATATCCACTGGAGTGGCGCTCTGGACTCCACCGCCGGAACCTGGAAAGAACCTGATGCAACGCTGGTCGAAATCTCTGTTTATAGCTGAAGAAGAAATTAGCGCAGTGAATAAATGGAAAGTCATTGTAGAAAACTCATATGAACCTGCACTTATTGATCTACGGGATAAAGCAATATTTTCACTATTCATTCTTATAACATTATCCATATTTACCATTCCGATCTCCTATCTATTAAGCAGGCTATTAACACGTTCACTTGAAAGAATACGATTATCCACAAGCTCTCTGCCAAATGATATTAATAATTGTCATGTTGAAGCACTGCCTGGAAGCTCAATCAAAGAAGTCGCCGTTCTGATTGAACACTTCAATGAGTCACGTAAAAAACTGCAAAACAATCATGACTCCTTGGTTGAGATGTATGAAAAGCTCGAAGCTCAGGCCAGCGAGTTACAGGCAAGTGAAAATCGCTATCGAACATTGGTAACTCATTCACCGGATGCGGTTTTCGTTGTTCAGGATAAACGCTTTGTATATGCAAACCCTGCAGCGATAAAATTACACGGGGCGGAAAAAGCTGAACAGCTATTAGATCAAGAAGTGATTCATTTTATTAACTCGGCTTACCGGGAACAGATATTCAAGCGTATGGAAATGGTTCTTCAAGGGGAGACCACGGCTAGCTATGAAAGCAGTATTGTGAGGATTGATGGTAATACCTTGCCAATTGAGTCGGTTGGGGTTCCGGTTGAATTCAATGGCCGCCCTGCAATTCAGGTAATTATGCGCGATATTTCAGAAAGAAAGCGTGCCGATGAACAGATTAAAAGTTTGAATATTAATCTGCAGCAACGAGTTGACGAACTTCAGACAATTTTCGAAACAGTCCCAATCGGACTGGCTATAGCAGAAGATTCATCAGGGCAGCGTATAAAGGGGAATTCGGCAATTGCCGCACAGCTAGGAATCAATGCAGTCTCTGATCTTTCATATGCTAGTGGTAAATGCTCATACACGGTTTACAGGGAAGGGCAGCAGTTGCAGTTGCTTGATCTGCCAATGCAAAGGGCTGTAAGAGGAGAAAAAGTCGCAGGTGATGTTTTAGAAATACGTCGTAGTGACGAAGTAAAGCTAGTTCTTCATTGCAACGCAGTTCCTTTGTTAGACGGTTCGGGAAAACCCAGAGGAGCTGTAGGAACTTTCCTTGATATTACTCACTTGAAGCGGAGCGAGGAACGCCTGAATCTCCTTGCCGATACTGCTGGGCTGCTCTTGATAGCTGAATCACCATTAGACGCCATAGAGTCGCTCTGTATAAGGGCATTGTCGATCTTGGATTGTCACGTTTTCTTTAACTTTATTAGTGATGCCTCCTCAAGGCAACTACGGCTAAATGCCTGTGCCGGAATCCCTGACAGCGACAGGGATAAAATCGAAAGGCTGGATTATGGCGTTGCGGTATGCGGTTGTGTGGCGCAAGACGCATGCCGAATTATTGCCGAAGATATACCAAACACGCCCGATATCCGTACTGAACTGGTAAATTCCTACGGGATAAAGGCATATGTATGTCATCCTCTCCTGCGTGGGGAAGAGGTACTCGGCACACTGTCTTTTGGTACTCGAACGAGATCTTTTTTCGATAGTGATGATATTGCAGTAATGAAGGCGCTATCAGATTTTGTTGCAATTGCTATCGAAAGAAAGAGGATCGAAGAATCCTTGGAACGGGCTAAGAGAGACTGGGAGCGGACATTTGATGCTGTCCCGGATTTAATCTCAATTCTGGACAAACACCACAAAATTATACGTCTTAATAAAGCTATGGCTGCCCATCTCAACAAGCATCCGAAAGAATGTATCGGCCTTGAATGTCACGAAGCGATACATGGTTCAAGTATCCCCCCATCTTTCTGCCCGCATACACTCTCTCTTGATGATGGTAAAACCCATCATGCTGAACTCCACGAGGAGACGCTGGGGGGCGATTTTCTGATAAGCACGACCCCACTTTTAGATCAGTCAGGAGAGATGATCGGCACTGTTCATATGGCCCGAGATATAAGCGACAGAAAAAGAGTAGAGGAGGCACTTCGTAAAGCGCACGATGAACTGGAAAACCGGGTAGCAGAAAGAACAGCGGATCTTGCCAGCCTGGTTGAGGTGCTCCAGCAAGAGGTCATGGAACGGATTAAGGCTGAGGAGGCGTTTAACCTTGAGTCAGAAGAACGAATCAAAGCAGTCGAGAGATTACGAGAACAGGAAAAGTTTATGGTGCTGCAGAGCCGACAGGCTGCCATGGGTGAGATGATTGGCAATATTGCCCATCAATGGAGACAACCATTGAACATCCTTGGGCTATTGATCCAACAAATGCAGATGTATCATGAAATTGGACATTTTGATTCAAAATATCTCGATCAAAGCGTGAAAAAAGGGATGGAGATCATTCAACACATGTCGCGTACAATTGATGATTTTCGTGATTTCTTCAGACCTGATAAGGAACCTGTCGTTTTCAGCATCACTGAAGCAATTGAAAAAGCAATTTCACTTGTTAAAGAGAGTTTTGCCAGCAATCTTATATCTATTCACTGTAGAATGGATTCAAAATCCGTTACCGAAGGGTACCCAAACGAATTTTCACAGGTACTATTAAATATACTTATAAACGCAAGAGATGTCTTGATCGAGCGCAAGGCAATCGATCCAGAAATATCTATAAGCGTTGATAGTAACGATGATAAATGTACAATTAAAATATCAGACAATGGTGGAGGAGTATCAGACGACATAATTGAAAAAGTATTTGATCCGTACTTTACAACAAAAGGTGTACAACAAGGTACTGGACTCGGACTATATATGGCAAAAACTATTATCGAGAAAAACATGAACGGTATGCTGACTGTCAGTAATGGATCAAAGGGAGCAGAGTTCCGCATCGAAGTAGTGAGAGTTATCCAATGAACACAAATAGACCAAGTATTTTATGTGTTGAAGATAACCCTGATGCTTTGAATCTTATGTTATCAATGTTATCGGTTAAATTTTCAAACCTAAACATTTATTCTGCCCTGGATGGAGAGTCTGGGTTTCGGCTGTTTAAAGAGAATAATCCTATAATTGTCATTACAGATCTATCGATGCAAGGAATGGATGGCTTCGAGTTGGCTAACAATATCAAAAAACTCGAACCGCAAGCATTTATAATAGGAGTATCAGCGCACAGCAGATCAGGTTATGATATAAAATCTAAACTTCAATTTGACTGTTATCTACACAAACCAGTCAATTTCGTCGAATTGTCTAATGTGATTCAAAAGGTCATCGACATAAAGACTCTGAGCAATTTACAGAGATAGTAAAATAATCATCGTTTTTGAGATTAAAGTTGCGGAACAGCTAACAGCTGTAACAAAATTCCCCAATGCTGTGTGGGTATAGGCGAACAGAGGCAACGTTACTGTGTTTCTATATTGGTATTTTCTGAATCGCCTCTTTCATTGCTGACATTGTATAGGGTTTCTGAATGAATCCTGAGAGTTTTTTACCCATAAACTTCTGAGTGACTTCCTGCTCACTAAAACCACTGGACATGACAACTTTGGCGTCTGGCTTGATTCGCATGAGTTCGTAAAAGCACTGTTCGCCATCCATTATTGGCATGGTTAAGTCTAGTACGATAAAGGATATGTCGGGATTTGCCTTGAAAACCTCTACCGCATCGTTACCATCATTTGCAGTGACAACAGTGAAACCTAACATTTGAAGCATGGCCATTCCAATATCTCTTACGTCTTCTTCATCGTCTACCAGCAGAACTTTTCCTTGCCCCTTCCAGTCTTCTGTCTGAGTCTGTAAGGGTTCGATTTCTAGCTCCTGATCAGATGCTGGCAATAGTACCTTGAAAGTGGAGCCGTTGCCCAGTTCACTGGTAACCTTTATGGCTCCATGGTGCCCCCTGACAATGCCAAGCACTGCCGCCATTCCTAACCCACGGCCAGTGAACTTGGTGGTGAAGAACGGGTCGAAGATCTTCGCAAGAGTCTCCTGATCCATACCACAGCCGGTATCGGCAACTTCCAGGTAGACGTAGAGCCCTCCCCGCAGCGGATCGACCAGCCAGGCATCCTTCAGGTAGTTTTCAGTGCACTCCACACAGCCTGTTCTGATGGCGATAATGCCGCTTTTATCGCCAAAGGACTCAGAGGCGTTGATCACAAGATTCATGACGATTTGACTGATCTGAGTTGCATCGGCATCCACTCTGGGGAGCGGCCGATTGAGGTCGTAACGGAGCAGTGCCTTCTTGGAGATGGAGACCTCAAATATGTGCCCCATCTCCTCCACCAGTTGGTTCAGATCGATGGCCTCAATGACAAATTTCCCTTTACCGGAGTAGGCAAGCATCTGACGGGCAAGCTCAGCGGCACGGACAGCAGACTTTTCGATCCGCTGCAGGTTGTCTAGAGCGGGGGACTGGGGATTGAGCGAAATAATGGCTAACTCGACGTTACCGATGATTGCGGTAAGGATATTGTTGAAATCGTGAGCAATGCCGCCGGCCAATATGCCTAGGCTCTCCAGTTTCTGTGTGTGCAGAAGCTGCTGCTCCAGTCGGAGGCGCTCATCTTCCATCCGTATGCGGTCGTCGATATTACGTGAGATAGCAACAATGCCGCGCAGGAGAGGATTGGTCAGCTGATTGTTGGCAGAGCACTCCATCCAGCTGTAGCTGCTGTCCTTGTTCCGGTAGCGGTACTGGACTACATGGACCTGATTCGGCGATTGCAGGAGGAGGTTGAATCCTTTGCTCACCTTTTCCTGATCATCCGGATGAATCAGGTCAAAGGTGTTAATGCCAATCATCTCTTCATCTGTGTAGCCATGAATCCGCTGCGCTGCTGGTGAGTTGTAGAGCAACTCACCACCCTGGCCAATGATGCTGATAATATCGGGCGACAACGCCATAATACTGCGAAAACGTTCTTCACTGGCCCTAAGCGCCTCTTCCGCCAATTTGCGTTCCGTGATGTCGCGATCTACACCACGAAAACCGAGCAATTCGCCCTGCGGATCGAGAATCGGTACGGCGGTGCTTTCCAGGTAGCGATAGAATCCGTCTTTGGCGCGCCAGCGCACCACAATGTTGCTCCATCCCTGTCGGGAGGCAATCCATCCCGACCAGAGTTCGTTAATCTTCTGCCGATCCTCGTGGTGGACCAGTTCCAACCCCATGCACTGGAACTCTTCCGGGGAGTAGTTGAGAATCTGTTGCACTGCCTGATTTGAATAGGTGTGGTTGCCGGAAAGATCAATCGCCCAGATCCAGTCCTGTGAACTTTCCACAATCGCATTGATCATTTGCTGCTGATCTCGCAGTGCCTCTTCGGCTTGTTTGCGATCGGTGATGTCCTGTATGGTGCCGAACATTCTCTTGGCTTTGCCATCAGTGTCATACTCAAATTCGCCAATGCCGAAAACCCAGCGAATCTGGCCATCAACCGGGCGGATAATCTCATATTCCATCTCGAACCATCTCTGGGCAACCAGGAGATCAGAAAAATAGGCTGCCATGCGGTCGCGCTGATCAGGATGGATCAGGTCCAGCCACCCAGAGAATGTGCGAGTAAAGGCAGCGTCAATGCCGAAAATATCGTCCATTTCATTGGAACTCGTCCATCTGTCTTGAACAATATCGAAATCATAAATCCCGATATGAGCCGTACGTTGGGTCTTGAGCAGGAACGCCTCACTTGCCTTCATTGATTCCTCAATGCGCTTTCGTTCAGTAATGTCCCGGCACAGTGTGAGAATTTGCAACGAGTCCAACTTTCGGGTTACGGAGGCATTTATTTCCAGCGTGGTGAGTACCCCTTCCGGAGAAAGGTAGTCAACAACAAAACCCCGTACAACTCCTGTTTCGATGCATTTTCGTATTTCATCCACATTTCGGTCTAAATCATGGGTAGCGGTCCATTCAGTTACGCAATGCCCGATGATCTCCTGCAGGTTATTGCGGCCGGTCAAGCGGACGTATTCCGAGTTTGCATCCACGACCCGCCCCAATTCGTCGAGAATTACATAGCCGGTATTTGTTGTCTCGATCAGTTGTCTGAATCGCTCCTCACTCTCCTGAAGCGCCCGTTCTTCTTTCTTCCGAGTCGTGATG is a window from the Geoanaerobacter pelophilus genome containing:
- a CDS encoding PAS domain S-box protein, which gives rise to MSLKKQLLVGLILGMAGFAGNWFKYSLFLNIDFLFGSFFVMTAVLYCGTLSGVIASLIASFCTYILWKHPYAMVIFTAEAAIVGLFNARRKKADILLHDFIYWLIIGGPLVWLFYHHYLGDLHQSTYLIMLKQSMNGIFNTLLASIIYLILTSREKVTGNLPSFQQIVFTIMVSLVLLPAFLITFYNLRSELDESETRLAEQTKRGADTARSSVSEWIKERQQVITSLASRIGNPDKRSFQEMQEILGITLDASPPFWRMGVMNSTASTVAYMPLKDELGKSTIGVSFADRPYIASLRKEKTPYIAGVVIGKLGKKIPIVPFISPIVATGEYKGFCVGVLKADIMGQHLKYIIGKRKMNITILDQSGLVVVSTRKNMPIMSRYERPVAGTYRQISTGVALWTPPPEPGKNLMQRWSKSLFIAEEEISAVNKWKVIVENSYEPALIDLRDKAIFSLFILITLSIFTIPISYLLSRLLTRSLERIRLSTSSLPNDINNCHVEALPGSSIKEVAVLIEHFNESRKKLQNNHDSLVEMYEKLEAQASELQASENRYRTLVTHSPDAVFVVQDKRFVYANPAAIKLHGAEKAEQLLDQEVIHFINSAYREQIFKRMEMVLQGETTASYESSIVRIDGNTLPIESVGVPVEFNGRPAIQVIMRDISERKRADEQIKSLNINLQQRVDELQTIFETVPIGLAIAEDSSGQRIKGNSAIAAQLGINAVSDLSYASGKCSYTVYREGQQLQLLDLPMQRAVRGEKVAGDVLEIRRSDEVKLVLHCNAVPLLDGSGKPRGAVGTFLDITHLKRSEERLNLLADTAGLLLIAESPLDAIESLCIRALSILDCHVFFNFISDASSRQLRLNACAGIPDSDRDKIERLDYGVAVCGCVAQDACRIIAEDIPNTPDIRTELVNSYGIKAYVCHPLLRGEEVLGTLSFGTRTRSFFDSDDIAVMKALSDFVAIAIERKRIEESLERAKRDWERTFDAVPDLISILDKHHKIIRLNKAMAAHLNKHPKECIGLECHEAIHGSSIPPSFCPHTLSLDDGKTHHAELHEETLGGDFLISTTPLLDQSGEMIGTVHMARDISDRKRVEEALRKAHDELENRVAERTADLASLVEVLQQEVMERIKAEEAFNLESEERIKAVERLREQEKFMVLQSRQAAMGEMIGNIAHQWRQPLNILGLLIQQMQMYHEIGHFDSKYLDQSVKKGMEIIQHMSRTIDDFRDFFRPDKEPVVFSITEAIEKAISLVKESFASNLISIHCRMDSKSVTEGYPNEFSQVLLNILINARDVLIERKAIDPEISISVDSNDDKCTIKISDNGGGVSDDIIEKVFDPYFTTKGVQQGTGLGLYMAKTIIEKNMNGMLTVSNGSKGAEFRIEVVRVIQ
- a CDS encoding response regulator, which codes for MNTNRPSILCVEDNPDALNLMLSMLSVKFSNLNIYSALDGESGFRLFKENNPIIVITDLSMQGMDGFELANNIKKLEPQAFIIGVSAHSRSGYDIKSKLQFDCYLHKPVNFVELSNVIQKVIDIKTLSNLQR
- a CDS encoding PAS domain S-box protein produces the protein MVEVLQQFQTLFSNMGQGAFLQNADGQLVDVNSAALALFGLTREEFFERTSSPPAWQVITEDGQQLPPECHPATLALTTGKTVRDMVAGVFSSKRNDFIWLEVNAIPMFHEEETVPYQVLVTLHDISERKQVELVYRARLHLMQFAADHTLDELLVETLDRLEALTGSLIGFYHSYDEESRCVTLKAWSTRTVRDCCRADEKNWYYSVDKAGVWIDCITARKPVIHNEYASLDHCNLSKEPAVVVREMVVPVFRNNKIVAILGLGNKPHEYNESDVKVVSLLADLAWDIAEKKLQEEQQLQSARQYEVLTETSLDAYWIVDRTGKIIEVNDLACRQYGYSREEMLNLSLRDLEARENDAQLEGHSANIVVQRHDRFETCHRRKDGTLLDVEVSATFIPSKDIFLAFIRDITTRKKEERALQESEERFRQLIETTNTGYVILDELGRVVDANSEYVRLTGRNNLQEIIGHCVTEWTATHDLDRNVDEIRKCIETGVVRGFVVDYLSPEGVLTTLEINASVTRKLDSLQILTLCRDITERKRIEESMKASEAFLLKTQRTAHIGIYDFDIVQDRWTSSNEMDDIFGIDAAFTRTFSGWLDLIHPDQRDRMAAYFSDLLVAQRWFEMEYEIIRPVDGQIRWVFGIGEFEYDTDGKAKRMFGTIQDITDRKQAEEALRDQQQMINAIVESSQDWIWAIDLSGNHTYSNQAVQQILNYSPEEFQCMGLELVHHEDRQKINELWSGWIASRQGWSNIVVRWRAKDGFYRYLESTAVPILDPQGELLGFRGVDRDITERKLAEEALRASEERFRSIMALSPDIISIIGQGGELLYNSPAAQRIHGYTDEEMIGINTFDLIHPDDQEKVSKGFNLLLQSPNQVHVVQYRYRNKDSSYSWMECSANNQLTNPLLRGIVAISRNIDDRIRMEDERLRLEQQLLHTQKLESLGILAGGIAHDFNNILTAIIGNVELAIISLNPQSPALDNLQRIEKSAVRAAELARQMLAYSGKGKFVIEAIDLNQLVEEMGHIFEVSISKKALLRYDLNRPLPRVDADATQISQIVMNLVINASESFGDKSGIIAIRTGCVECTENYLKDAWLVDPLRGGLYVYLEVADTGCGMDQETLAKIFDPFFTTKFTGRGLGMAAVLGIVRGHHGAIKVTSELGNGSTFKVLLPASDQELEIEPLQTQTEDWKGQGKVLLVDDEEDVRDIGMAMLQMLGFTVVTANDGNDAVEVFKANPDISFIVLDLTMPIMDGEQCFYELMRIKPDAKVVMSSGFSEQEVTQKFMGKKLSGFIQKPYTMSAMKEAIQKIPI